In a single window of the Vitis vinifera cultivar Pinot Noir 40024 chromosome 6, ASM3070453v1 genome:
- the LOC109122825 gene encoding uncharacterized protein LOC109122825, translating into MPISSSFAAMAIYATEGVGRAPRVEKKDMIERPETLTSEKKKEKKEEEEDKKKSRPSESPWFAPEFDGLHCFETLVSH; encoded by the exons ATGCCCATTTCCTCTAGTTTTGCTGCCATGGCCATCTATGCTACTGAG GGTGTTGGACGAGCTCCGAGGGTTGAGAAGAAGGACATGATTGAAAGGCCTGAAACATTAACATcggagaagaagaaggagaaaaaggaagaagaagaagataagaaGAAATCGAGACCATCTGAGTCGCCATGGTTTGCACCCGAGTTTGATGGGCTTCATTGTTTCGAGACTCTAGTTTCTCATTAA
- the LOC100256828 gene encoding F-box protein At5g46170, with translation MNEDQGPDDHFDRLSDELVTLIFNKVLDAKSLCRCSVVSKRFASLIPQTDNVSLIVPSSNNSKPKRGTFFIVFLKYLVGKFITKPLQFLYQTVVPKLSVNSDEDETYQFTTEVLRNFINIKRLSIQLPCHGDELGSKGTDYFLRWKAEFGRELESCVVLGATSFHRSSSTPSSHKKHKQLHEPMSATDELKTRVVWMISSLIAASTRHWLLKQIIADIPMNPQSVMISDSSKQGRLIMGEEQFKELRRSMNPTAPVERTMVPAVRVKLWHVPVLELPASGRVMNGATLIVIRPAERTMKMESEDEGLGDCFEGEEEEEDLREAVREMLKEKKPYKIEMDSL, from the coding sequence ATGAATGAGGATCAAGGCCCAGATGATCATTTTGATCGCCTCTCAGATGAGCTTGTCACCCTCATCTTCAACAAGGTCCTGGACGCCAAGTCCCTCTGCAGGTGCTCTGTGGTCTCCAAGCGATTCGCTTCCCTTATTCCCCAAACCGACAATGTTTCACTCATAGTTCCTTCTTCAAACAACTCCAAACCCAAGCGTGGTACTTTTTTCATCGTCTTCCTAAAGTATCTGGTCGGCAAATTCATCACCAAACCGCTTCAGTTCCTGTACCAAACAGTCGTCCCAAAACTGTCGGTGAACTCAGATGAAGATGAAACATACCAGTTTACCACGGAAGTTCTAAGGAATTTCATTAACATTAAGAGGCTGAGTATTCAACTTCCTTGCCATGGCGACGAGCTGGGGTCCAAGGGTACTGATTATTTCCTTAGGTGGAAAGCTGAGTTTGGGAGAGAACTCGAGAGCTGTGTGGTACTAGGGGCAACATCTTTCCATAGAAGTAGCTCAACTCCAAGTTCTCACAAAAAGCACAAGCAACTTCATGAGCCCATGTCGGCAACCGACGAGCTGAAGACGAGAGTTGTGTGGATGATATCAAGTTTGATTGCAGCATCCACAAGGCACTGGTTGTTGAAACAGATCATTGCAGACATCCCCATGAATCCCCAGAGTGTAATGATTTCAGATTCGAGTAAACAAGGAAGGCTGATCATGGGAGAAGAACAATTCAAGGAGCTGAGAAGAAGCATGAACCCCACAGCACCAGTGGAGAGAACAATGGTTCCAGCAGTGCGTGTGAAACTGTGGCATGTGCCCGTCCTAGAGTTGCCAGCTTCTGGGCGTGTGATGAATGGGGCAACGCTTATTGTCATCAGACCAGCGGAGAGGACGATGAAAATGGAGAGTGAGGATGAAGGTTTGGGAGATTGTTTTGAGggggaagaggaagaagaggatTTGAGGGAAGCTGTGAGAGAGATGCTGAAGGAGAAGAAGCCTTACAAGATTGAGATGGATTCATTATAA
- the LOC100251692 gene encoding mitochondrial fission 1 protein A — protein sequence MEAKIGKLLDSVGNFFTGADQIPWCDGDIVAGCEREVAEAGKGSSDELKSDCIMRLSWALVHSRRPEDVQRGIAMLEASLAGTNSPLQKREKMYLIAVGYYRSGDYSRSRQLVECCLEIAPDWRQAQTLKKTIEDRIKKDGVIGIGIAATVVGVVVGGIAAAFARKN from the exons ATGGAAGCAAAGATAGGAAAATTGTTGGATTCCGTCGGCAACTTTTTCACCGGCGCCGATCAGATCCCATGGTGCGACGGTGACATCGTCGCT GGTTGCGAGAGAGAAGTTGCCGAGGCTGGAAAAGGTTCTTCTGATGAATTGAAGAGCGACTGTATCATGCGTTTATCATGGGCTCTTGTTCACTCAAGACGGCCAGAAGATGTGCAACGTGGTATAGCAATGCTTGAAG CTTCATTGGCTGGCACTAACAGTCCCCTGCAGAAGAGAGAAAAGATGTACCTTATTGCTGTTGGGTATTACAGAAGTGGGGACTATTCAAGGAGTAGGCAGCTTGTGGAATGCTGTTTGGAG ATTGCACCTGATTGGAGGCAGGCCCAAACCCTTAAGAAAACAATTGAAGACCGAATTAAGAAAG ATGGTGTAATCGGTATAGGTATTGCTGCAACAGTTGTAGGAGTCGTGGTGGGCGGGATTGCAGCAGCTTTTGCTCGTAAGAACTGA